One Brevibacterium spongiae DNA segment encodes these proteins:
- the adhP gene encoding alcohol dehydrogenase AdhP, which yields MSAMKAAVVEGFGQELVVGDNPIPEPGPGQALVKLIASGVCHTDLHAAHGDWPVKPKVPLIPGHEGVGIVEKIGEGVTDVEVGQMIGNAWLWSACGTCEHCRQGWETLCESQVNGGYGIDGSFGEYMLVDTKFAATIPDGADPYEIAPVLCAGVTVYKGLKRTEVKPGQWVVISGIGGLGHIAVQYAVAMGMRVVAVDVADDKLALAKKHGAEITVNAFAEDPAEIIQEKIGGSHGVLVTAVHPAAFGQAIGMTRRGGTIVFNGLPPGDFPAPIFDIVLKGLTIRGSIVGTRQDMVEALEFYAAGKIHPTFTKRPLGDINAIFDEMIHGKIDGRVVIEY from the coding sequence ATGTCCGCAATGAAAGCAGCAGTCGTAGAGGGCTTCGGCCAGGAACTGGTCGTCGGTGACAACCCTATTCCCGAGCCCGGTCCCGGTCAGGCATTGGTCAAGCTCATCGCCTCAGGCGTCTGCCACACCGACCTGCACGCCGCACATGGCGATTGGCCGGTCAAGCCGAAGGTTCCACTCATTCCCGGTCACGAAGGTGTCGGCATCGTCGAAAAAATCGGCGAAGGCGTCACCGATGTCGAGGTCGGCCAGATGATCGGCAACGCCTGGCTGTGGTCAGCCTGCGGAACCTGCGAGCACTGCCGTCAGGGATGGGAGACGCTCTGCGAGTCTCAGGTCAACGGCGGATACGGCATCGACGGATCCTTCGGCGAGTACATGCTCGTCGACACGAAGTTCGCCGCGACCATTCCCGATGGTGCCGATCCTTATGAGATCGCCCCTGTCCTGTGCGCCGGAGTCACCGTGTACAAGGGACTCAAGCGCACCGAGGTCAAACCCGGACAATGGGTCGTCATCTCCGGCATCGGCGGACTCGGCCACATCGCCGTCCAGTACGCCGTGGCCATGGGTATGCGCGTCGTCGCAGTCGACGTCGCCGACGACAAACTGGCGCTGGCGAAGAAGCACGGAGCCGAGATCACCGTCAATGCCTTCGCCGAGGATCCGGCCGAGATCATTCAAGAGAAGATCGGAGGGTCCCACGGAGTCCTCGTCACCGCGGTCCATCCCGCTGCGTTCGGTCAGGCGATCGGAATGACCCGCCGAGGCGGCACCATCGTCTTCAACGGTCTGCCGCCCGGAGACTTCCCCGCACCGATCTTCGACATCGTGCTCAAGGGTCTGACGATTCGCGGATCGATCGTCGGCACGCGCCAGGACATGGTCGAAGCTCTCGAGTTCTACGCCGCCGGAAAGATCCATCCGACGTTCACGAAGCGCCCGTTGGGTGACATCAATGCGATCTTCGACGAGATGATCCACGGCAAGATCGACGGACGAGTCGTCATCGAATACTGA
- the rpoB gene encoding DNA-directed RNA polymerase subunit beta, which translates to MAAANDNTRTANPPKRISFAKIREPLEVPDLLGLQTDSFDWLIGSEAWQDRVAEAIEIGDDSVATTSGLEDIFEEISPIEDFGGSMSLSFREHRFEAPKYSIDECKERDMTYSAPLYVTAEFMNNNTGEIKSQTVFMGDFPLMTDKGTFIVNGTERVVVSQLVRSPGAYFESSVDKTTDKDIFTAKIIPSRGAWLEFEVDKRDQVGVRLDRKRKQSVTVLLKALGWTEAKILEEFGEFESIRETMAKDTVNTQDEALLDIYKKLRPAEPATAEAARNLLNNLYFNPKRYDLAKVGRYKVNRKLGVEAPLSDSVLSTDDIVATIRYLVSLHAGVDTAKGTRDGEEVELSVKLDDIDHFGNRRIRAVGELIENQIRTGLSRMERVVRERMTTQDVEAITPQTLINIRPVVAAIKEFFGTSQLSQFMDQNNPLAGLTHKRRLSALGPGGLSRDRAAMEVRDVHPSHYGRMCPIETPEGPNIGLIGSLASYARINPFGFIETPYRKVIDGVVTDETQYLTADDELEFNIAQANAPLTEEHRFAEVEVLARPKGGGGEAELVQYDQIDFMDVSARQMVSVASALIPFLEHDDANRALMGANMQRQAVPLVMAESPVVGTGMEYRAAVDAGDVITAEKSGVITEVSADYVTVLADDGTQLTYKASKFKRSNHGTSYNQRILVDEGDRVEAGTVLADGPSTENGEMALGKNLLVAFMSWEGYNYEDAIILSQRLVQDDVLSSIHIEEHEVDARDTKLGAEEITRDIPNISPDALADLDDRGIIRIGAEVTDGDILVGKVTPKGETELTPEERLLRAIFGEKSREVRDTSLRVPHGEIGTVIGVRVFDREDDDELSPGVNQMVRVYVAQRRKITIGDKMAGRHGNKGVISTILPVEDMPFLADGTPVDVILNPHGVPRRMNIGQVFEVHLGWISKQGWKIEGNPEWAAELPDAAREAEAGTNLATPVFDGAHEQELRGLLDSTTPNRDGDRLIDSSGKAQLFDGRSGEPFPYPISVGYMYMLKLHHLVDDKIHARSTGPYSMITQQPLGGKAQFGGQRFGEMEVWALEAYGAAYTLQELLTIKSDDIPGRVKVYEAIVKGENLPDPGIPESFKVLIKEMQSLCLNVEVLSSDGGHVEMGESEDEVYRAAEELGIDLSRREAQTVEEV; encoded by the coding sequence TTGGCCGCCGCCAACGACAACACCAGGACCGCTAATCCCCCCAAGAGAATTTCCTTCGCGAAGATTCGCGAACCTCTCGAGGTTCCCGATCTGCTCGGTCTGCAGACGGACAGCTTCGACTGGCTGATCGGATCGGAGGCGTGGCAGGACCGCGTCGCCGAGGCCATTGAGATCGGAGATGACTCCGTCGCAACCACCTCGGGCCTCGAGGACATCTTCGAAGAGATCTCGCCGATCGAAGACTTCGGCGGATCCATGTCGCTGTCGTTCCGCGAGCACCGGTTCGAGGCGCCCAAGTACTCGATCGACGAGTGCAAGGAACGCGACATGACCTACTCGGCGCCGCTGTACGTCACCGCCGAGTTCATGAACAACAACACGGGCGAGATCAAGAGCCAGACCGTGTTCATGGGTGACTTCCCCCTCATGACCGACAAAGGCACGTTCATCGTCAACGGCACCGAGCGCGTCGTCGTCTCGCAGCTCGTCCGTTCGCCCGGTGCGTACTTCGAATCCAGCGTCGACAAGACCACGGACAAGGACATCTTCACCGCGAAGATCATCCCCTCCCGCGGTGCCTGGTTGGAGTTCGAGGTCGACAAGCGCGACCAGGTCGGTGTGCGCCTCGACCGCAAGCGCAAGCAGTCGGTGACCGTTCTGCTCAAGGCCCTCGGCTGGACCGAGGCGAAGATCCTCGAAGAGTTCGGCGAGTTCGAGTCCATCCGCGAGACGATGGCCAAGGACACCGTCAACACGCAGGACGAAGCGCTGCTCGACATCTACAAGAAGCTGCGCCCCGCTGAGCCCGCGACGGCTGAAGCCGCCCGCAACCTGCTCAACAACCTGTACTTCAACCCGAAGCGCTACGACCTGGCCAAGGTCGGCCGCTACAAGGTCAACCGCAAGCTCGGCGTCGAAGCACCGCTGTCCGACTCGGTCCTGTCGACCGACGACATCGTGGCCACCATCCGCTACCTCGTGTCCCTGCACGCCGGAGTGGACACCGCCAAGGGCACCCGCGACGGCGAAGAGGTCGAGCTGAGCGTCAAGCTCGACGACATCGACCACTTCGGCAACCGCCGCATCCGCGCCGTCGGTGAGCTCATCGAGAACCAGATCCGCACCGGTCTGTCCCGTATGGAGCGCGTCGTGCGTGAGCGCATGACGACCCAGGACGTCGAGGCGATCACCCCGCAGACCCTGATCAACATCCGCCCCGTGGTGGCTGCGATCAAGGAGTTCTTCGGCACTTCGCAGCTCTCGCAGTTCATGGATCAGAACAACCCGCTCGCGGGTCTGACCCACAAGCGTCGCCTCTCCGCGCTGGGACCCGGCGGTCTCTCCCGTGACCGCGCCGCCATGGAAGTCCGTGACGTGCACCCCTCGCACTACGGCCGCATGTGCCCGATCGAGACTCCCGAAGGTCCGAACATCGGCCTCATCGGTTCGCTGGCGTCCTACGCCCGCATCAATCCGTTCGGCTTCATCGAGACCCCGTACCGCAAGGTCATCGACGGTGTCGTCACCGATGAGACGCAGTACCTTACCGCTGATGACGAGCTCGAGTTCAACATCGCGCAGGCCAACGCGCCGCTGACCGAAGAGCACCGCTTCGCCGAGGTCGAGGTCCTGGCCCGTCCGAAGGGCGGCGGCGGTGAGGCCGAGCTGGTCCAGTACGACCAGATCGACTTCATGGACGTCTCCGCACGCCAGATGGTGTCCGTGGCTTCGGCCCTGATCCCGTTCCTCGAGCACGACGACGCCAACCGCGCCCTCATGGGTGCGAACATGCAGCGTCAGGCCGTGCCGCTGGTGATGGCCGAATCGCCTGTCGTGGGCACCGGGATGGAATACCGTGCCGCCGTCGACGCCGGCGACGTCATCACCGCTGAGAAGTCCGGTGTCATCACCGAGGTCTCGGCCGACTACGTCACGGTGCTCGCCGACGACGGAACCCAGCTGACCTACAAGGCCTCGAAGTTCAAGCGCTCGAACCACGGCACCTCGTACAACCAGCGCATCCTCGTCGACGAAGGCGACCGTGTCGAGGCCGGCACCGTCCTCGCCGACGGACCGTCCACCGAGAACGGTGAGATGGCTCTGGGCAAGAACCTCCTCGTGGCGTTCATGTCCTGGGAAGGCTACAACTACGAGGATGCGATCATCCTCTCCCAGCGCCTCGTCCAGGACGATGTGCTGTCCTCGATCCACATCGAGGAGCACGAGGTCGATGCTCGTGACACCAAGCTCGGTGCCGAGGAGATCACCCGGGACATCCCGAACATCTCGCCCGATGCTCTGGCCGACCTCGACGATCGCGGCATCATCCGCATCGGCGCCGAGGTCACCGACGGCGACATCCTCGTCGGCAAGGTCACCCCGAAGGGTGAGACCGAGCTGACTCCGGAAGAGCGTCTGCTGCGTGCGATCTTCGGTGAGAAGTCCCGTGAGGTCCGCGACACCTCGCTGCGCGTTCCCCACGGCGAGATCGGCACCGTCATCGGTGTCCGCGTCTTCGATCGCGAGGACGACGACGAGCTCTCGCCGGGTGTCAACCAGATGGTTCGCGTCTATGTCGCCCAGCGCCGCAAGATCACCATCGGTGACAAGATGGCCGGCCGTCACGGCAACAAGGGCGTCATCTCGACGATCCTGCCGGTCGAGGACATGCCGTTCCTCGCCGACGGCACCCCCGTCGACGTCATCCTCAACCCCCACGGTGTTCCCCGTCGTATGAACATCGGACAGGTCTTCGAAGTCCACCTCGGATGGATTTCGAAGCAGGGTTGGAAGATCGAGGGCAACCCCGAGTGGGCAGCCGAACTGCCGGACGCAGCCCGCGAGGCCGAGGCCGGCACGAACCTGGCCACTCCCGTCTTCGACGGTGCGCACGAGCAGGAGCTGCGCGGACTGCTGGATTCGACCACCCCGAACCGCGATGGGGACCGCCTCATCGATTCTTCGGGCAAGGCACAGCTGTTCGACGGCCGCTCCGGCGAGCCGTTCCCGTACCCGATCTCGGTCGGCTACATGTACATGCTCAAGCTCCACCACCTCGTCGACGACAAGATCCACGCGCGTTCGACCGGACCGTACTCGATGATCACCCAGCAGCCGCTCGGTGGTAAGGCGCAGTTCGGTGGTCAGCGCTTCGGTGAGATGGAAGTCTGGGCCCTCGAGGCCTACGGCGCCGCTTACACCCTGCAGGAGCTTCTGACGATCAAGTCCGATGACATCCCAGGCCGTGTGAAGGTCTACGAAGCCATCGTCAAGGGTGAGAACCTGCCCGACCCGGGAATCCCCGAGTCGTTCAAGGTCCTCATCAAGGAGATGCAGTCCCTGTGCCTCAACGTCGAAGTTCTCTCTTCCGACGGAGGACATGTCGAGATGGGCGAATCGGAGGACGAGGTCTACCGTGCAGCCGAAGAGCTCGGCATCGACCTCTCCCGCCGCGAAGCACAGACCGTAGAAGAAGTCTGA
- a CDS encoding GNAT family N-acetyltransferase: MEITHIPAGSRGAADIDEILAEVIDFDALINRASGLGSDFDPLPAEVRGQLLDPGEYTTTETWIARRGGTIVAKGIAWLSLRDNLDVAEIWCAVDPRHRRRGLGSRLLEHMEDSLRDRGRTRLTSFCDIPPSARDAEPRGGHIAADSGSGSLPTDLPEVSFLTSHGFAFKQLERCSVAQTGTAASMIAGELAPGYSIETWHGPTPSDRRKQIALLHQRMSTDAPGSAEFGTEEAWDAARVRALDEQRAAKGERMHTALALRGESAAGFTEIAHFDDRPEIGWQGATLVAADHRGHGLGAALKIANHRSLTESSGVERVYTWNAVENRWMLAINDRAGFATWAWVGLWTKSLHWERLARLDRML; encoded by the coding sequence ATGGAGATCACACACATCCCGGCCGGATCTCGCGGCGCCGCCGACATCGATGAGATCCTCGCCGAGGTGATCGACTTCGATGCGCTCATCAACCGAGCCTCAGGGCTGGGCTCGGATTTCGACCCGCTGCCGGCCGAGGTGCGCGGGCAGCTGCTGGACCCAGGGGAGTACACGACCACCGAGACCTGGATCGCTCGCCGCGGCGGGACGATTGTGGCCAAAGGAATCGCCTGGCTCAGCCTGCGCGACAACCTCGACGTCGCTGAGATCTGGTGCGCCGTCGACCCGCGGCACCGGCGCCGCGGACTGGGGAGCAGACTGCTCGAGCACATGGAGGACAGTCTGCGTGACCGAGGACGCACGCGACTGACGAGCTTCTGCGACATTCCGCCCTCTGCGCGCGACGCCGAGCCGCGCGGTGGGCACATCGCCGCTGACTCCGGATCCGGGAGCCTGCCGACCGATCTGCCGGAAGTGTCGTTCCTGACTTCCCACGGATTCGCCTTCAAACAGCTCGAACGCTGCTCGGTCGCACAGACCGGAACCGCCGCCTCAATGATCGCGGGCGAGCTCGCCCCGGGCTATTCGATCGAGACCTGGCACGGTCCCACTCCGTCCGACCGCCGGAAGCAGATCGCACTGCTGCACCAGAGGATGTCGACCGATGCTCCCGGCTCCGCAGAGTTCGGGACGGAGGAGGCGTGGGATGCGGCAAGAGTGCGAGCACTCGACGAGCAGCGGGCGGCGAAGGGCGAACGGATGCACACGGCGCTGGCCCTGCGGGGTGAGTCCGCCGCCGGATTCACCGAGATCGCCCACTTCGACGATCGCCCGGAGATCGGCTGGCAGGGCGCAACCCTCGTCGCGGCCGACCATCGCGGACACGGACTCGGAGCGGCTCTGAAGATCGCCAATCACCGGTCATTGACCGAGAGCTCGGGAGTGGAGCGCGTCTACACGTGGAATGCGGTGGAGAACAGATGGATGCTGGCGATCAACGATCGGGCGGGATTCGCCACCTGGGCGTGGGTCGGCCTGTGGACGAAATCTCTGCACTGGGAACGTCTTGCCAGACTTGACCGAATGCTATAA
- a CDS encoding MBL fold metallo-hydrolase, protein MVKVSVLSQNPAAVNSGIVVGDERVLIIDSGPGPSAAAHLLDRAKTLSVEVGGGPVPIEVAITHDHWDHFFGNGTLAAAGVDVFHASSSFAADQEATSWIALDGVRTAPETSGFAEELPEDPSALVVEVSPVDASPGDVGEIDLGGCRVEFHVLGGHSTADLVVRLPELGVVFTGDLVEEGAPPQAGSDASLSEWVSSLRTILSFPEARIFVPGHGVPVDHEFVECQLADIDGLRMDQSDAEVALPSRAMPGDHDRSLPRELRLV, encoded by the coding sequence ATGGTGAAAGTGAGTGTTCTCAGTCAGAATCCGGCCGCGGTGAACAGCGGAATCGTCGTGGGCGACGAGCGTGTCCTCATCATCGACTCGGGTCCCGGTCCGAGTGCCGCCGCCCACCTCCTCGACCGGGCGAAGACGCTGAGCGTCGAGGTCGGGGGCGGCCCGGTTCCGATCGAGGTCGCCATCACCCACGACCATTGGGATCATTTCTTCGGCAACGGCACGCTCGCGGCCGCGGGGGTCGACGTCTTCCACGCCTCATCGTCGTTCGCCGCCGATCAGGAGGCCACCTCGTGGATCGCCCTCGACGGAGTCCGGACTGCGCCCGAGACCAGCGGGTTCGCCGAGGAGCTGCCCGAGGATCCGAGCGCGCTCGTCGTCGAGGTCTCCCCCGTCGACGCCTCACCGGGTGACGTGGGCGAGATCGACCTGGGCGGATGCCGGGTCGAATTCCACGTTCTGGGCGGGCATTCGACGGCCGACCTCGTCGTGCGGCTGCCGGAACTGGGCGTCGTCTTCACCGGCGACCTCGTCGAAGAGGGAGCACCGCCTCAGGCCGGCAGCGACGCGTCGCTGAGTGAGTGGGTGTCCAGTCTGCGCACGATCCTGTCGTTCCCGGAGGCCAGGATCTTCGTCCCCGGCCATGGGGTGCCGGTGGATCATGAGTTCGTCGAATGTCAGCTCGCCGACATCGACGGCCTGCGGATGGATCAGTCCGACGCCGAGGTGGCTCTGCCGTCCCGTGCCATGCCCGGTGACCACGACCGGAGTCTTCCTCGGGAGCTCCGCCTGGTCTGA
- the rplL gene encoding 50S ribosomal protein L7/L12, whose protein sequence is MAKLTTDELLEAFKELTLVELSEFVKKFEEEFDVEAAAPAAVAAAPAAGGGEAAAAEEQTEFDVILESAGEKKVPVIKEVRGLTSLGLKEAKDLVDGAPKAVLEGASKEDAEKAKETLEAAGATVTLK, encoded by the coding sequence ATGGCTAAGCTCACCACCGACGAGCTCCTCGAAGCTTTCAAGGAGCTCACCCTCGTCGAACTGTCCGAGTTCGTCAAGAAGTTCGAAGAAGAGTTCGACGTCGAGGCTGCCGCTCCGGCCGCCGTCGCCGCTGCCCCTGCCGCCGGTGGCGGAGAGGCCGCTGCTGCTGAAGAGCAGACCGAATTCGACGTCATCCTCGAATCGGCCGGCGAGAAGAAGGTTCCCGTCATCAAGGAAGTTCGTGGACTCACCTCCCTCGGACTCAAGGAAGCCAAGGACCTCGTCGACGGAGCCCCCAAGGCCGTCCTCGAAGGCGCTTCGAAGGAAGACGCCGAGAAGGCCAAGGAGACCCTCGAGGCTGCCGGCGCCACCGTCACCCTCAAGTGA
- the rplJ gene encoding 50S ribosomal protein L10: MARPDKAAAVEELKQQFENSDAVLLTEYRGLTVAQMKELRVSLGENVSYAVVKNTLTKIAAKEAGITGLDEHLNGPTAIAFVTGEPPEAAKALRNFAKANDKLVVKGGYFDGTALSSEQVNQLADLESREVLLAKAAGAMKASLHQAAYLFTAPLVKAVRTVDALREKQDDAPASDA, encoded by the coding sequence ATGGCGAGGCCAGACAAGGCAGCCGCAGTTGAGGAGCTCAAACAGCAGTTTGAGAACTCCGACGCTGTGTTGCTGACCGAGTACCGCGGTCTCACCGTCGCGCAGATGAAAGAACTGCGCGTCTCTCTCGGTGAGAACGTCAGCTACGCCGTGGTAAAGAACACGCTGACCAAGATTGCAGCCAAGGAAGCCGGGATCACCGGTCTCGATGAGCACCTCAATGGGCCCACCGCGATCGCGTTCGTCACCGGCGAACCCCCTGAGGCTGCCAAGGCTCTGCGTAACTTTGCCAAGGCGAACGACAAGCTCGTGGTGAAGGGCGGTTACTTCGATGGAACCGCACTCAGCTCCGAGCAGGTCAACCAGCTCGCCGACCTCGAATCCCGCGAAGTGCTGCTTGCAAAGGCAGCCGGTGCCATGAAGGCAAGCCTCCACCAGGCGGCTTACCTCTTCACCGCTCCGCTGGTCAAGGCCGTGCGCACTGTCGATGCCCTCCGCGAGAAGCAGGACGACGCGCCTGCTTCCGACGCCTGA